In the Acropora muricata isolate sample 2 chromosome 1, ASM3666990v1, whole genome shotgun sequence genome, one interval contains:
- the LOC136895446 gene encoding run domain Beclin-1-interacting and cysteine-rich domain-containing protein-like, protein MADEEDGRLLEHAEERCSLLKSLKHTVETQLVSYSSDSQDKFDDSRGVKSDLLRIMKHGQCNKEAHELVDKESVNSIPGNCTFVEDTERALQQALQERSLSSYVSELVNNKKVIFFWYHEYAFLRSAPHTNAMCTCIQAFEKRDLQLLSQIDNVLLSKKDYVELWLKGSGHSFHLHNGVKGTSLSELPSSHIQIVYSDSNSSGREEFVSSCDSRGDEAQMDITDAPLSRNTDEGSEEGLQPHSTELDQNFPFSSNTVTSVENERSIFQEVDGGVEGKSDVTSRTLITTVPARTRQNVKATLAHAALSAVLEGDERAASPVSWFDEQPEESVHKLRKANSTGSLNDSLLHNNTDVIDGDSRLHMNNSQSHKNSVIRTSEIDSMRALGHNRSKSDQIGVPKSQEKTFVVKKPWKHEKMQQKTISRVSRLSTSLPVTSEYIADPFSDDPYEEQSLAEILASRDFSSCEMEKENAHFSISEALIAAIEQMKCDDVNTSDDEDDDEEIRRLKEQLQQKRQEKRQGRHLKEAPAFSDETTHSTTSEPSTATTSSQSLWESDDELSRDWEAVSPTDEQMEDFVTDMPASTPKIGSPTEIKASSQLSAEVVAKSLLQKFAKTSHPAACELQWLVTYQDAPQSLLPLPQTVAVAPDDEPQVDTVKRNAVTRQNSLPCRIRGNSEWAPPREQIIFHAHKPPRRKLVMAQQNFRCAGCGMAVAQDYIKRFRYCHYLGKYFCSSCHTNALEVIPANVIRKWDYAKYEVSNFARDLLQKIHLDPLFNMIDLNASLYKKHRVLDGLKDIRQQLHYFKTFMVTCRKANELAETFNKLPDHICREPHLYSMHDLLQARDGDLLLFLRNLAIESLNHIKNCQLCLAKGFICEYCKNGDDVIFPFQLNRVVQCPACRASFHKDCFVAEKCPKCERIRIRKLLSKQPVSPDQEVDNPNLR, encoded by the exons GAAGCTCATGAATTAGTGGACAAAGAAAGCGTAAATTCCATTCCTGGcaattgtacatttgttgaagACACAGAGAGGGCTCTTCAGCAGGCATTGCAAGAACGCAGTTTGTCTTCATATGTGTCAGAGTTGGTGAATAATAAAAAAGTCATATTTTTCTGGTATCATG AATATGCATTTCTGAGAAGTGCGCCTCATACAAACGCAATGTGTACTTGTATTCAAGCATTTGAAAAAAGAGATTTGCAGCTTTTAAGTCAGATCGACAATGTCCTG TTAAGCAAGAAAGACTACGTAGAGCTGTGGCTTAAAGGAAGCGGTCATAGTTTTCATCTGCACAATGGTGTTAAGGGAACTTCTTTAAGTGAATTACCTTCCTCGCATATTCAAATTGTTTACTCAGATAGTAATAGCAGTGGACGGGAGGAGTTTGTTTCATCATGTGACTCGAGAGGTGACGAAGCACAAATGGACATCACAGATGCTCCTCTTTCTCGTAACACAGATGAGGGCAGTGAGGAGGGTTTACAGCCTCATTCAACAGAACTTGATCAGAATTTTCCATTTTCATCGAACACCGTCACAAGtgtagaaaatgaaagaagtaTTTTTCAAGAAGTGGATGGAGGCGTAGAAGGAAAAAGTGATGTAACATCAAGAACATTAATAACGACGGTGCCGGCCAGAACAAGGCAGAATGTTAAGGCTACCTTGGCACATGCAGCACTTTCTGCAGTGTTAGAAGGTGATGAAAGGGCAGCGAGTCCTGTGTCATGGTTTGATGAACAGCCAGAGGAGAGTGTTCACAAACTTCGCAAAGCAAATAGTACAGGCAGTCTGAATGACTCCCTCCTGCACAACAATACTGACGTCATTGATGGAGACAGTAGATTGCACATGAATAATTCACAATCTCATAAGAATTCAGTTATTCGCACGTCCGAAATTGATTCAATGAGAGCACTGGGGCATAATCGATCAAAATCAGATCAAATTGGTGTTCCAAAGTCTCAGGAGAAgacatttgttgttaaaaaacCATGGAAACATGAAAAAATGCAACAGAAAACAATATCACGTGTCAGTAGATTGTCAACCTCGCTGCCAGTGACATCAG AGTACATCGCTGACCCATTTTCGGATGATCCTTACGAAGAGCAATCACTAGCAGAAATTCTGGCATCACGAGACTTTAGCTCATGTGAAATGGAGAAG GAAAATGCTCATTTCAGTATATCCGAGGCACTGATTGCTGCTATTGAGCAG ATGAAGTGTGATGATGTCAACACCTCAGATGACGAAGATGATGACGAAGAGATACGTCGTTTGAAAGAACAACTGCAGCAAAAGAGACAAGAAAAAAGACAAGGACGTCACCTGAAGGAGGCCCCAGCTTTCAGCGATGAAACAACACATTCAACCACTTCAGAGCCAAGTACAGCAACGACTTCATCAC AATCTCTTTGGGAAAGTGACGATGAATTAAGCCGTGACTGGGAAGCGGTCAGCCCGACAGATGAACAAATGGAAGATTTTGTAACGGATATGCCTGCAAGCACTCCCAAGATTGGCTCTCCAACGGAAATAAAGGCTTCGTCGCAGCTTTCGGCCGAGGTTGTAGCGAAGAGTCTTCTCCAGAAGTTTGCGAAAACGAGTCACCCAGCCGCTTGTGAACTTCAGTGGCTTGTAACGTATCAAGATGCCCCGCAATCGCTGCTTCCTCTTCCACAAACAGTAGCAGTGGCCCCAGATGATGAACCTCAAGTTGATACAGTTAAGAGAAATGCAGTCACCAGGCAAAACTCATTACCG tgtCGTATTCGTGGCAACTCTGAGTGGGCACCCCCTAGGGAGCAGATTATTTTCCACGCTCACAAGCCACCCAG GCGAAAGTTAGTCATGGCCCAGCAGAACTTTAGATGTGCTGGCTGTGGAATGGCAGTTGCCCAAG ACTACATCAAGCGGTTTAGATATTGCCATTACTTGGGAAAATATTTCTGTAGCAGTTGTCATACCAACGCTTTAGAGGTCATTCCTGCAAATGTGATTCGAAAATGGGACTATGCAAA ATATGAAGTATCAAATTTTGCAAGAGATTTGCTTCAAAAAATACACCTCGACCCTTTGTTTAATATGATAGATCTCAATGCATCTCTATATAAGAAACATCGAGTATTGGATGGATTGAAG GATATACGACAACAGTTGCATTACTTCAAAACATTCATGGTGACCTGTAGGAAAGCCAATGA ATTAGCTGAAACATTCAATAAATTACCAGATCACATCTGCCGAGAACCGCATCTCTATTCAATGCATGACCTTTTGCAG GCTCGAGATGGTGACCTTTTATTATTTCTGCGCAATTTGGCAATCGAATCATTGAATCACATAAAAAATTGTCAG CTCTGCCTCGCCAAGGGATTCATTTGCGAATACTGCAAGAATGGAGATGACGTCATATTTCCTTTTCAACTTAACAGGGTCGTTCAATGTCCAG cttgCCGTGCGTCGTTTCACAAAGATTGTTTCGTGGCTGAAAAGTGTCCGAAATGTGAAAGAATACGCATTAG AAAGCTGCTTTCTAAACAACCAGTTTCTCCTGATCAAGAAGTTGACAATCCCAATCTGAGATAG